The sequence below is a genomic window from Sorangiineae bacterium MSr12523.
CCGTGGCCAAGCATTGGGGCGGCGACGGCCCCGAGTCACGTTTCCTCCACGCCGTCCACGATGGCGCCTGCCGCTACTTCCGTGTCGTCCTAGGCCCCGACTACAACGCCGCCCACCGCGATCACTTCCACTTGGATCGCGGCCCATTCCCCGGTTGCCACTGAGTCTAGCCGAGGCCGTGTTCGGCCAGCTTGTTGTACAGGGTGCGCCGGCTCACGTTGAGCAGGCGCGCAGCCAAAGTGCGGTTGTTCTTCGCCTGCGCGAGCGCGCGGATCAGGGCTTCCTTCTCGGCAGCCAGGCGGTGCGCATCCAAGGAGGCGCCGTCGGTCTCGAGCTTGGGTGCCGACGAGGATGCACCGGCCGCAGGCAGCTCGCGCTCCACGTCCGCGCGCCGGATGGTCATGCCCTCCGTCAGCACGACCAGGCGCTCCATCAGGTTCTGCAGCTGCCGCACGTTGCCCGGCCACGCGTACGCGCGCAGCGCATCGATCGCGGCGGACTCGAGCTCCATGCCGGCCTTTCCATTGGCCTTGCCCAAGGTCTTCACGAAGTGCCGCGCCAGCGCCTCGATGTCCTCGGCGCGCGCGCGCAGCGGTGGCACGTGAATGGGCACCACGTTGAGGCGGTAGAACAAGTCCTCGCGGAAGTCGCCCTTGGAGACCATCGCCTCGAGATCGCGATGCGTGGCCGCGACGAAGCGCACGTCGACCTTGATGGTCTGCGTGCCGCCCACCCGCTCGAACTCGCGCTCTTGCAGCACGCGCAGAAGCTTCACCTGCACCTGCGGCGTGATGTCGCCGATTTCGTCCAAAAAAAGCGTTCCTCGGTGGGCCAGTTCGACGCGGCCTGGCTTGCGGGCCTGCGCCCCGGTAAATGCACCTTTCTCGTAGCCGAAAAGCTCGCTCTCGAGCAGCGCATCGGGCAGCGCCGCGCAGTGCACCCGCACGAAGGGCTGCTCCTTGCGTGCGCCCTGCTCGTGAAGGGCGCGGGCGACCAGCTCTTTGCCGGTTCCCGTCTCGCCTCGAATGAGCACCGTGGCCGTGCCCGACGCCACCTTGCGCACCGTGCCCAACACCTGGTGCATCGCCGGTGAGCCGCCGACCATCACCGAGCTCTCATCGCGCACCAAGA
It includes:
- a CDS encoding sigma-54 dependent transcriptional regulator; translation: MRDQSVLVVEDDVAVGKVLAALLEHEGFQTRHVTSGEEALGVLESSAFDVVISDVRMPGMSGMDLLAKLGVAFPELPVILLTAHGSVPLAVEAMKAGARDFLLKPFQREELLFVVEKALAHAKPEAGRAPPLLVRDESSVMVGGSPAMHQVLGTVRKVASGTATVLIRGETGTGKELVARALHEQGARKEQPFVRVHCAALPDALLESELFGYEKGAFTGAQARKPGRVELAHRGTLFLDEIGDITPQVQVKLLRVLQEREFERVGGTQTIKVDVRFVAATHRDLEAMVSKGDFREDLFYRLNVVPIHVPPLRARAEDIEALARHFVKTLGKANGKAGMELESAAIDALRAYAWPGNVRQLQNLMERLVVLTEGMTIRRADVERELPAAGASSSAPKLETDGASLDAHRLAAEKEALIRALAQAKNNRTLAARLLNVSRRTLYNKLAEHGLG